Genomic segment of Primulina tabacum isolate GXHZ01 chromosome 11, ASM2559414v2, whole genome shotgun sequence:
tcgcctgagctatggctcccgtgttgtcacacatcaccgggataggagcaactccattaggaatgacgcccaactcttggacgaaattcctaatccaaacagcctcctttgctgcagccgatgcagcaatgtattctgcttcagtggtggaatccgcagtactgtcttgcttggaactcttccaagataCAGCACccccattgagcatgaatatgaatccagaggttgacttcgagtcatcaatatcgctttggaagctagagtcggtatagccttccaatttcagttctccacccccatagaccaagaacaatttattggtccttctcaaatacttgaggatgtctttcacagctttccagtgttgaagaccagggttggattgatatctactcactacacttagtacaaatgccacgtcaggacgtgtagatatcatcccatacatgatactaccaatagccGAAGCATACGGAAttcgtgtcatcgccgctatctctgcatcagtcttgggagacatagacttggatagggacacgccatgacacattggtagatgtcctctcttggactcatccatcgagaaccgcttcacgatggtatcaatgtatgtggactgggtgagaccaagcaatcttcttgatctatctctatagatctgtattcccaatacaaatgaagcttcacccaagtcctgcatcgagaacttacttgctaaccatatcttagttgattgcaacattcctacatcattcccaatgagtagaatgtcatcaacataaagaacaaggaatgtcacagcactcccactgacctttttatacacacagggttcctcaggattcttagtaaaaccaaactctttgattgtactatcgaatctgaggttccaactcctagatgcctgctttagaccataaatagatctttgaagtttgcataccatatgctcacttccgatagatgtaaacccttcaggttgagacatgtaaatctcttccttaatatccccattaaggaaggcagtcttgacatccatctgccatatctcatagtcataccatgcagctatggctagcaaaatcctaatggacttgaacattgcaactagagaaaaggtttcctcatagtcaacaccttgcctttgagtatacccttttgctaccaatcgcgccttgaaggtcaataccttcccatccgccccaagtttcctcttgtaaatccatttacaccctatgggaacagttccctcaggtggatccacaagattccacacttggttcgaatgcatggaactcatctcagattccattgcttcaagccatttggatgaatcggcatcagataatgcttccttgaaggtccttggatcacatccaaggttaggctcatcatggccctcttcaagaagcagaccatacctcataggtggtctcgagactctctcggatcttctaggagcttgtatctcctcactTAGCTCattgggtgtgggttctacaactgtgggtgtctctcgaacctcttcgagttctatcatctcgccttttctatccaatagaaattccttttccaaaaaggttgcattcctagaaacaaacacctttgtttcttggggatgatagaaataatatccaacggaattccttggatatcccacaaagtagcataaaatggatcgactatccaatttatctcccactgcctgcttcacataagcaggacaccCCCATATtataagataagaatacttgggaggcttacccatccatatctcatatggagtcttgtCAACttcctttgtatggacattgttcaactacagtgccgctgtttcaagcgcatatccccaaaaggatggcggcaactccgtgaaccccatcatagaccaaaccatgtccatcaaagtccggttacgacgctccgaaacaccattcaactgcggtgtagcgggcggagtccactgcgagagaatcccattctccctaagatactcttggaacttggcactcaagtactcaccacctcgatccgatcaaagtgtcttgatgcttcgtcccaattgcttctctacttcacttctgaattctttgaacctttcaaaggcttcagacttgtatttcatcaaatacacatacccatacctcgaaaagtcatcggtaaaggtgatgaagtaggcatgtccatgcttagtggtgatgctaagcggaccgcacacatcgatatggatcaaatccaataaccctttggctcgctccgcatggcccttaaagggaattttggtcatctttccttttagacaggattcacaagtcttgagagcattaatatcggacatatcaaacatgccaactcccactagcttgttcatccttcttaaggaaatatgtcctaatcgagcatgccataattgtgccgaattaagagtatcttgtttgcgcttatttgttgttgttattgcttggacattgttaagtggaatatctttcaattttaaggtgtagagattgttttcaagttctccggtACCaactaaacattcattcttgtaaatattgcaaacacctttgctaaataaacaagaaaatccatcaatatcaagcataggaatggaaataatgtttttaatcaaGTCTGGTACGAAcgaaacatctctcaaaacaaaattaaaatcattgttcaaatgtaAATAAACATCTcccacagccttggcagcaacccttgctccattgcccatcctcaagaaggtctcatcTTCCCtgagcttcctacttcttcccatcacctgcaaatcattacagagatgtgagccacagccggtatccaatacccaaaaAGTAGAGTTAATGGAGATATtaacttcaatgtagaacatacctttgccagaacccttctgggcaagatattccctgcagttacgcctccaatgtccaggcttcttgcagtgatgacagatgtcaactgTCTTCTCAGCCTTGGCTGGCACGGCTGCCACAACAGGACCCGGagtttgcctcttcaagggcacgctcttcttgggacgttggaaagaacgcttctttcccttcccatgtggatcgtTCTTTgtgccagatgaagaacccacataaagagccagcttctcctttttgatagtggactcaaaagtcacaagcatgttcaccaactcttcaaggcttggctcaagcttgttcatattaaagTTCACGATAAAAGGATCAAACGAGCTAGGCAACGACAGCAGCAGCACATccgtggtcaactccgaaggcaagatcagatccatgctaacaagcttgtccacgagcccaatcaactttaggccatgctcatggaccgaagccccatctcgcatgcgtaaagtgatgaGCTCCTTGACTGTGGCGTGCCTTAGAGGCCAAGTCTGCTCACCAaggagctccttgaggtgcaaatgaatgtcagcagcattctttgcatcctcgaatcgcctctgcagctcatcattcatcgaagcctgcatataacaccttgccttcaagtcatggtcacaccattccttgtaggtctgcaattcctcgggagtgcagctagtcggagcctcaacagggggtgACTCAGTTAGTGTATATGCgatcttttccgagtttaggactattttcagatttcttagccaagtgagatagttaggtccggttaagaCATGTTTTTCGAGAATAGCGGAAAGCGGGTTGCGAATTGATGACATTGTCaaagatttgtactgaaaagtaaaacagataaatgttaatgactattttaaaatatttaataagatataaagtttggacttttactttataaattatcgctcccactgttttgacattttcactaccctctagtgaaaacgggaaacacTTTCCTCAgaaggtacgtaaggtccaattagcgaattgtgatcccgaataatatcagccaatcacaatttctaaaaggtagtttccaattgcatcgccatgcaaccctctacgtatacttttgtctcacgtttgattaagacccaataatatgacgtcgttcatctttacgtgtcaagcctaacccatcgatattgaaccttaatggacggtcgccataagttccctcaataatatgagccgaaatcatgggagttccacgtagttcacatcaccatgtcaatggatgtcacagctttccggcacccagggcccccaataatatgagccgagccccgagtacgggtagcgttcatcatgcacccattgtcgatggaagacaaggaaattataaacaaatttataattccccttttcggacttgatattaattttgaatcttattcaaaatgagggtttttaattttgaaaggtctcatcattaattttattttaaaagctcaccatgtttgatcgtatgtttgccggattcatgcaactttgttattatcataataataacgcacatactcattatttataacatatcatgcatatattataaacagtaaacaaacaaggatgatcaatcgccccaaaactaatggcccgtgtgagctaaacacgggcctaggtccaatcctagggtaaatgcacgggatgcaaatgcaactattacattagatTCCAATAtctacatgtcttcgatcttcataatcatcatggccaccatcttccaatcttgatcatccactattctaatatttacaaataaatatccatggcacatagggatacatctcatggggtgggaacgggccataaaccaagcccactttataaattgataattattacaatcattcaacacaaaatatcctagcatacacctagcaaattgggcttgggcttttgatcatccttcatgcataatatcacatatcatacaccatcaattaattatcacaataattaattgatccaatattatatatcttgatccaatcactaaccgccacaattataaattaaattaacaaagtatacaaacacctttgtctactttcaaattaatttatttataatcgaatttcttgtaaatcacaatttactataaataattaaagtcctacttcaattatttattttatgagaaaatatatgcaacaattgtaaatttaaacttaagggcccaaaactcatttttcacctaAAATactttggcccatttaaatttcacaaaatatgttagccatccaatggcccaacaactcaaggcccatgacactttgataatccaaaacacttttggaaaccataggcgtcatcgccgtcgccgaagctccgtcgccggattccagcaaccaaaaaaaaattattattttttttattgaaaaactgGAAGTTTCGGGCAGCCCGAAGGCTGCCCCATTTGCTGCCCAAAATTCTCGGGCAGCCCGAGATTCAcgggcagcaacaagctgcccgaaatattttttttttttttgtgtttcaaAAATTTCGGCCTTCATGTATAccttgcaaaaatatttctcaagcggttagaaatcgatctcaacataatattAGGTAAATATTACACAAAAACCGTAAccttagctcggataccacttgttagCGGACCGGTTACGGtggccggaagcgcaacggaagtcaaaaatttttaattttaagctcaaattttcggccaccatgtTTGTGTGCAACATTTACATTCAAACACCATACaagtcatacatagggtgttagaaatagttttacctatcaacctcttgaggttgatgaatggcaccaccttcgttgttaaacaacaaagctcttcaatggatgacaagtctacaagcttcctcctccttcaaaattaggcccaccacttgttAGGTAAATCCCTTCttgttttgcactagaaaaacaagaagatttttcaaagggAGGATAGTGTtttcaacaaattgaagaacacaaaagtgaaagaaaaattttgagagaaaaatgctCTCAATGTTTCGGCCAAGCTAGCTTAGAATGAGGGAGGaaagagttgtcttggtagagcaaaaagttgatccaaaaagctagcatgccatgcattattttaatcaaaagtattccccaactcttcacctcccatgcatacTTTGCATGTGGACTTATAACAATTTACAAGGgcccatgaacttttatttaaattgtctcaaacccATTTGAgctcaattagactttacttgattttactcaagcccactagttaaataattattctcaattgggctctacaaggcccaatgaaatttaattaatccaacacttgaattaatttaattatttggactctactaggcccactagtgtttaattaattcaacacttgaattaatttaatttagtccataataatgtttatgaaaatcacaattttcaaatacattattcacttggccaaattttaatttaggaacactttcataaattaaaatttatatttctctcatagaagtcatacttctatttttctttacgcttataaactcatttataagccgttcaacacattgaactattttacttctcatcgGGATTTAGAAAGCAAGTACtagtgtggccctcaatggttcattgatacaactagccgtgggttcacatctccatgtgattcggactaaacatgtccttatatgagcataccccaattgctccattcttacttatcaactccttgataacaagaacgtcagaactcaagtctgataataccctaccaatcatgttaaacacctagcagcatcgcttacatgattccctaggtatcaaatgatagtgcctgcaagaaccattcaattatggttagcttacagtacggtcccttcaactcatatatcccgaccgattcgacaaccattggtatatcgagagttgtcaatgaatcgatactatgtgtcatctcgtagttgcatcgatggtgtaatctatgaaacccctttcataattaccaccatactctgatcagagatttcaacctacatacacatgataacacataggatatccatacccgaaggtaagcggtgaatccccgactacaatgcatcaactcctatgtgtttcgacagaacacccaaccttgccacctgatgaccccttgagagtcggtaaacaagtcaaagtgtaattctagcacatagagtctcaatgttgtcccgggtcataaggactaatggtgtacaaccataaactaggacgtttccactcgataagtgagaaccacttggaaagtcctttatggagggttgttcagtgcactctaccaggagcacctatctgcatgctcggacatcacaatgtcccctaccaatgaaacatggtactcacatcgcagatactagtctctaactcaagcggcctatatccttcttattggcggctgaatcgactaggaaccgtttagaatatacagtattccaaatatgagtttcatgatactcatcatatgagcatctcatattctttctactatttgtatattcaaggactttatctatgcaactagcatgggtatacagataaagatgcgccaatataataaattcaaatattattaaaataaagatcgtttatacatagagtttcatcgtgaacactcggccaacacttggctcgacgtgcatcTACTATAACACAAGGCTGAGCGCAGGTTAGCCACTTCCTCCTCGTGAGCGGCTCGAGCCCGGGCTAACTCTTCTTGCAGCCTCTCCTGATTATCTTGGAAGTGCCGGGCTCGCTTACGAGAGACAGTGGCAGCCCCGACAACCTCCTCGAAGGCCGAGATCAGCAGGTGAGCAGCATGTTCAAAAACAAGGTCAGTAAGAATAAACAATGATCAAAGCAAGAAAATATTAAGGAGATTGATGAGAACTTACCTCCAAGAGTTTGTTTGAGCCCTCAAAAAGCTTGGCAGAGGCTCGGGAATTCTTCAAGCGGGCCTCTTCATCAGGAGTGAGGAGCTGCTTGAGAATCTTCAGACCCCTTGCCGAGGATCCCGCATCAAGGATATTGACTCGGGGAGGCTGCTCGAGGAGGGGAGGCTGTTGGGTGGATTGTTGCCGGGGGGGGGAGGGGGTGGTGGTTGATCGAGTTGCTTGGGAGGAGCTTTGACCCACCTCCCGGCTGTCCTAGACCAGAATTTTCTCCGGGCTTGTGATAGCCTTTCGCTTCCTCTGGATTTTGATCAGTTGgtgctttcagtttgcgtctcgatagcttcagttttggctcgataactgatcagttcaaatcctgatcagttccagtttttgcgcacttaggtaaattcattagaaacaaaataacaagttttgttaatcatcaaaatcaagattgcgagcATGAAATGGTTCCAACACCATCAAATCTAATCGTGTCGAAAACTTAAAGAATTCCTATCATAAttacccaaaattttcgaaatttacatCTTTTGACCCCTAACAATACTCGAAAACAAATAATTTGCCCAAATAATTTTTCGAAATGGCTTCTAAACCActtaaagtttcaaaattctCTCACTTTGGCTCTTAAAATTTTCGATAATTGCATTCTAGCCCCCCAATTAATTTCGAATTCGATCAATTCCAGCTCTATCCCCTTcaaatttactatttttttCCTAAATTCCAGAAATTACGGAAATAGCCCTTGATTTTTAGAATTCGCAAAATAGCCCCTGAACTTTCAGAACTTTGCAATGTAGTccctgaatttttgaaaattccagATTGCACCTTAAAACTTTCGATCATCTCGATTTCGGTCCTTGGACTTCTTAAAAATTTTGGTTTATCCCTTGGAATTCTCAGCCATGTACAATCTAACATTTAACTCTCGGTTTTGCACTTTAGCCTTTACAATTTTCGAATTATGCAATATATGCCCCAAATTTCGTTTCCTCCAATTTTAAGCCctaaaattcttaatttgcttcAATTGATTCCCTTTCATTATTAAAGCTCATATTATGCCCAATTTCTATAATTTTCAATGTCAtcccttaaatccaactaatGTAGAGCATGAAATCCTAGTTTCCTCTAAGTTCTTTAttatcccaattaattttactaTCCAAtgtaacatttcatgcaatagaaacaatataaaaatgttaaaacaaCTAGGTTACCAGTAATTGGAGTCGTGTCTGGCTCTGACTATGCTTTctcagcatgcataacataagcttTGTCAACAGTTGGTCATTTCTTCTTTGGGCAGTCAGTGGCCTTATGTTcttcctccttgcatatgaagcacttgtatgtttcccacatgcacttgccaaagTGTGGGTGATTGCATTCTTTGTACAATGACCTCACTTCAGGTTTTGGGGCTCCAGACGGTGGTGGCTTCTGTTGCCATGATTTCTTCCACTGTCCATGGGACTTTTGCTGCCCTTGAGCTTTGGGAGATCCCGTGAATTGCCTCTTGACTAGATGAGAGTTCTACTGGTGTTGTTGCCTCTTGCGCTTCATCTaaaaatcaatatctttcacggcTTGCTCGGCTTAGAAAGCACAAGTAGTGGCAGCTGCATAATCCGCTGGTTGTATCAACAACACATCACGACATATAGTAGGTCGAAGGTCATCCAAGAAATACCTCAACTTCTCAGCAGCATTTCTCGCAATTAGGGGCTAAAAGTGACAACCCATATCAAACTTCCTAATGAATACAGCCACAGACATGTccccctgacggagagtcacaAACCCCCACTTCAAACGTCCTCTGAAATCagtgataagtgcaagaattgcacttaatttatatgttaatcctTTTGATCTATGCTGGTTTCGAACAGGATTACGCgtggtttttgttgtttttgtgtcaTGTAGGGGATATACAAATAGTTGATGGTTTAGAGCAATTATAGATGTTTTTTTGAGCGTGAAACTGCGATAGACGAGAGCCGTAGCACCAAAACTAGCGCCACAGCGCTCATTTGTGCGAAACACTAAGCAACTAGGCGCATCATTGCCGAAATATAAGCGCCGAGGCGCTGCCCACACAGCGCCGCGGTGCCTAAAAGCCGAGAGTCAAGCACTTAGGCGCTAAGGAACAAGCGCCACGGCGCTAACCTTCATAATTGACGGGCGCCACTTACTCAGCACCGCGGCGCTAATGGCGGCAAAACAAGATTAAATGGGCTTCGACTCGCGGCCAAGACGGGGAGATAAAAAGAAATCGAGGGTTCAGAAGAGGGGGTCGGTTTTTGGAGGAGAAAAACACACAGAAGACTGACACGAACACGGGACGAAGATCCAGAGTGCGAAGAACgatcacaaatacgaagaacaacggatctggggacggagacgacacttcggatttgtcatctattcttttgttttttgtatTTTCGTGTATTTCGATGTCTAAATCTTTGAACATGCGTTGTTTTTATTCAGATTTtgtcatgaactaattttctagtctagatAATGACGTAGCTTTGTTGATACGATAATTTGACTCGGttctttatatgattgaattccttcttgtttaattgtgtttctttgtATTGTTttgactgcaatttactggccataaattgtgtgttatttgattaatcctacaactcgggagagggaatAGGATTTCAGATCATTAGAGACGCATCGTTGAATATTTATATTGTTCGGAAGgcatataactttagcgagactTGGGCAAGAACTTTGTGTgcatttatcatataaatctagattcttattaggaatgtttgaatcgaagtttgaatgatacagtttattcgtcacttgggaaaggaggaataaaataattaagtgttcttggtcattaaataattggaattcatgaatataaattcaatcGGGAAtgattatcgtggaaacttagtgaaatcatttaTCTAGATACTTTCTCTCAGTGATTTTCTTCATTCGGTGTTAGTTTATTATTCATTTATCTATCAGATTAAGCATAAATATCAATTAACTtcaaaaagcatttaaatatgtAACGTAAGCATATAAACCATGCAAACATGCAGGGaccatcataaaaatcatttaaagcatttaaacttacaaac
This window contains:
- the LOC142519504 gene encoding uncharacterized protein LOC142519504, producing MNKLEPSLEELVNMLVTFESTIKKEKLALYVGSSSGTKNDPHGKGKKRSFQRPKKSVPLKRQTPGPVVAAVPAKAEKTVDICHHCKKPGHWRRNCREYLAQKGSGKGDGKK